From the genome of Streptomyces sp. NBC_01260, one region includes:
- the ispD gene encoding 2-C-methyl-D-erythritol 4-phosphate cytidylyltransferase — protein MSDQSRPSRTAAVIPAAGRGVRLGPGAPKALRALGGTPMLVHAVRAMAASRQVSLVVIVAPPDGAPEVRNLLDEHALPERTEFLVVPGGGTRQESVKLGLDALPADIRAVLVHDAARPLVPVDTVDAVVEAVRDGAPAVVPALPLADTVKEVEPGAPGEPEPVLSTPVRSRLRAVQTPQGFDRDTLVRAHERVAVSGEGATDDAGLVEQLGVAVVVVPGHEEAFKVTRPLDLVLAEAVLARRRANDGF, from the coding sequence ATGTCTGATCAATCGCGTCCCAGCCGCACCGCCGCCGTGATTCCCGCGGCCGGCCGCGGCGTACGGCTCGGCCCCGGCGCCCCCAAGGCGCTGCGTGCGCTGGGCGGAACGCCCATGCTCGTCCATGCGGTACGGGCCATGGCGGCGTCCCGTCAGGTGTCCCTGGTCGTGATCGTCGCACCGCCGGACGGCGCCCCCGAGGTCAGGAATCTGCTCGACGAGCACGCGCTGCCCGAGCGCACCGAATTCCTCGTCGTGCCCGGTGGCGGCACCCGCCAGGAGTCGGTGAAGCTCGGCCTGGACGCCCTGCCCGCCGATATCCGTGCCGTCCTCGTCCATGACGCGGCCCGCCCCCTGGTGCCCGTCGACACGGTGGACGCGGTGGTCGAGGCGGTACGGGACGGGGCGCCCGCCGTCGTCCCGGCGCTGCCGCTGGCGGACACCGTCAAGGAGGTCGAGCCGGGTGCGCCCGGGGAGCCCGAACCGGTGCTCTCCACCCCGGTGCGGTCCAGGCTGCGGGCGGTGCAGACCCCGCAGGGCTTCGACCGCGACACGCTGGTGCGGGCCCATGAGCGGGTCGCCGTCAGCGGCGAGGGCGCGACCGACGACGCGGGCCTGGTCGAGCAGCTCGGAGTGGCCGTCGTGGTCGTACCCGGCCACGAGGAGGCGTTCAAGGTGACCCGGCCGCTGGACCTGGTCCTGGCCGAAGCGGTACTCGCACGCAGGAGGGCGAACGATGGCTTCTGA
- a CDS encoding CarD family transcriptional regulator, which yields MTFKVGDTVVYPHHGAALIEAIETRQIKGVDKTYLVLKVAQGDLTVRVPADNAEFVGVRDVVGQEGLDRVFEVLRAPYAEEPTNWSRRYKANLEKLASGDVIKVAEVVRDLWRRERERGLSAGEKRMLAKARQILVSELALAENTNEDKAEALLDEVLAS from the coding sequence ATGACGTTCAAGGTTGGCGACACCGTGGTCTATCCCCATCACGGGGCCGCGCTGATCGAGGCTATCGAAACTCGCCAGATCAAAGGCGTGGACAAGACCTACTTGGTGCTCAAGGTCGCCCAGGGCGACTTGACGGTGCGTGTACCGGCGGACAATGCGGAGTTCGTGGGTGTGCGCGACGTTGTCGGGCAGGAAGGGCTGGACCGGGTCTTCGAGGTGCTGCGCGCGCCGTATGCCGAAGAGCCGACGAACTGGTCCCGGCGCTACAAGGCAAATCTCGAGAAGCTCGCCTCCGGCGATGTCATCAAGGTCGCGGAAGTGGTTCGTGACCTGTGGCGTCGTGAGCGTGAGCGTGGACTCTCCGCAGGTGAGAAGCGCATGCTCGCCAAGGCTCGCCAGATCCTGGTGAGCGAGCTCGCCCTCGCGGAGAACACCAACGAGGACAAGGCCGAGGCCCTGCTCGACGAGGTCCTCGCGTCCTGA
- a CDS encoding DUF461 domain-containing protein: protein MSRSLRHGALAATAIAFSIAALSACGAGNNAQTLEVRPDNAAASAGAIKIQNANVITQPDHGAKGPAVVTATLFNSSSKPETLDAIALAGTSASVQLHAAKGSGPVIVPAEGRVVLGGKGNAAAVIENGSEAAQNGNVQNLVFKFSESGDIPLGATVVPATSYFAGFGPSALPKTKPSAPAGATPSGSASETPGTPSGPDSSSDTTTPTDAASDSMQPNG from the coding sequence GTGAGCCGCAGCCTTCGACACGGCGCTCTCGCCGCCACCGCCATCGCGTTCTCGATCGCCGCGCTCTCCGCATGTGGTGCGGGCAATAACGCGCAGACGCTCGAAGTCAGGCCTGACAACGCCGCCGCCTCGGCCGGCGCCATCAAGATCCAGAACGCCAATGTCATCACCCAGCCGGACCACGGCGCCAAGGGCCCGGCCGTCGTGACCGCCACGCTGTTCAACAGCAGCTCCAAGCCGGAGACCCTCGACGCCATCGCCCTGGCCGGCACCAGCGCGTCCGTGCAGCTGCACGCCGCCAAGGGCTCGGGCCCGGTCATCGTCCCGGCCGAGGGACGGGTGGTGCTCGGCGGCAAGGGCAACGCCGCCGCCGTGATCGAGAACGGCAGCGAGGCCGCGCAGAACGGCAACGTCCAGAACCTGGTCTTCAAGTTCAGCGAGTCCGGCGACATCCCGCTGGGCGCCACCGTCGTCCCGGCCACCAGCTACTTCGCGGGCTTCGGCCCCAGCGCGCTCCCGAAGACGAAGCCGTCGGCCCCGGCGGGCGCCACGCCGTCCGGCTCCGCGTCCGAGACCCCGGGCACCCCGTCCGGGCCGGACTCGTCGAGCGACACGACCACGCCGACCGACGCGGCGTCCGACTCGATGCAGCCGAACGGCTGA
- a CDS encoding response regulator transcription factor, whose translation MTRVLVVEDEESFSDALSYMLRKEGFEVAIAATGPDGLDEFERNGADLVLLDLMLPGLPGTEVCRQLRSKSNVPVIMVTAKDSEIDKVVGLEIGADDYVTKPFSSRELVARIRAVLRRRGEPEEVAPAALEAGPVRMDVDRHVVTVSGGKVDLPLKEFDLLEMLLRNAGRVLTRMQLIDRVWGADYVGDTKTLDVHVKRLRAKIEPDPGAPRFLVTVRGLGYKFEP comes from the coding sequence GTGACCCGAGTGCTTGTCGTCGAGGATGAGGAATCCTTCAGCGACGCCCTGTCCTACATGCTCCGCAAGGAAGGCTTCGAGGTCGCCATCGCGGCCACGGGTCCCGACGGCCTGGACGAGTTCGAGCGCAACGGCGCCGACCTCGTGCTCCTCGACCTGATGCTGCCCGGACTGCCCGGCACCGAGGTCTGCCGGCAGCTGCGCAGCAAGTCCAATGTCCCCGTGATCATGGTCACGGCCAAGGACAGCGAGATCGACAAGGTCGTCGGCCTGGAGATAGGAGCCGACGACTATGTGACCAAGCCCTTCTCCTCGCGCGAGCTCGTCGCCCGCATCCGCGCGGTGCTGCGCCGCCGCGGGGAGCCGGAGGAGGTCGCCCCGGCCGCTCTGGAGGCGGGCCCGGTCCGGATGGACGTGGACCGCCACGTCGTCACGGTCTCGGGCGGCAAGGTCGACCTCCCGCTCAAGGAGTTCGACCTGCTGGAGATGCTGCTGCGCAACGCCGGCCGGGTGCTGACCCGGATGCAGCTGATCGACCGGGTCTGGGGCGCCGACTACGTGGGCGACACCAAGACGCTCGACGTCCATGTGAAGCGGCTGCGCGCCAAGATCGAGCCCGACCCGGGCGCACCGAGGTTCCTGGTGACGGTGCGGGGTCTCGGGTACAAGTTCGAGCCGTAA
- a CDS encoding sensor histidine kinase, protein MDVNAAVAAAAAIAGLCTGVIAMLAFRWSERDQKKPTRTSLRPDSNAPLPPGVDTVLSVLSSSAVVLDESDGVVKASSAAYALGLVRGGRLAVEPMLNMARDTRRDGEIRQVELDLPRRGTGRGEALAVSARVAPLGSRLVLLLVEDLTEARRIEAVRRDFVANVSHELKTPTGALSLLSEAVMDASDDPEAVERFAGRMQIEATRLTNLVQELIDLSRVQNDDPLEDAEPVRVDELVAEAIDRCRQQAGSKQITMAAGGTAELRIWGNRGQLAAALGNLVENAVNYSPARTRVGIAARRVAVSGGDEIEIAVTDQGIGISEKDRERVFERFYRVDPARSRATGGTGLGLAIVKHVAASHGGEVTVWSSEGQGSTFTLRLPEAGAVRERDRTSGGPLIVNGDEAAYPAATPDTLDSFPAPEALP, encoded by the coding sequence ATGGACGTGAACGCGGCGGTCGCCGCAGCTGCAGCGATCGCCGGGCTGTGTACCGGTGTGATCGCCATGCTGGCGTTCCGCTGGAGCGAGCGCGACCAGAAGAAGCCGACGCGTACCTCCCTGCGGCCCGACAGCAATGCCCCCCTGCCCCCCGGGGTCGACACGGTCCTGTCCGTGCTCAGCTCCTCCGCCGTCGTGCTCGACGAGAGCGACGGCGTCGTCAAGGCCAGCTCCGCCGCGTACGCGCTGGGACTGGTCAGGGGCGGGCGGCTCGCCGTCGAACCGATGCTGAACATGGCCAGGGACACCCGCCGTGACGGGGAGATACGCCAGGTCGAACTGGACCTCCCGCGGCGCGGCACCGGCCGGGGCGAGGCCCTCGCGGTCTCCGCCCGGGTCGCCCCGCTGGGCTCCCGGCTGGTGCTGCTGCTCGTCGAGGACCTCACCGAGGCCCGCCGCATCGAAGCGGTACGGCGCGACTTCGTCGCCAACGTCAGCCATGAGCTCAAGACCCCGACCGGTGCGCTGTCCCTGCTCTCGGAGGCCGTCATGGACGCCTCCGACGACCCGGAGGCGGTGGAACGGTTCGCGGGCCGGATGCAGATCGAGGCGACCCGGCTCACCAACCTCGTGCAGGAGCTCATCGACCTCTCCCGGGTGCAGAACGACGACCCGCTGGAGGACGCCGAACCGGTCCGGGTGGACGAACTGGTCGCCGAGGCCATCGACCGCTGCCGGCAGCAGGCCGGCTCCAAACAGATCACCATGGCCGCGGGCGGCACCGCCGAACTCCGCATCTGGGGCAACCGCGGCCAGCTCGCCGCCGCTCTCGGCAACCTCGTCGAGAACGCCGTCAACTACAGCCCCGCCCGCACCCGCGTCGGCATCGCCGCCCGCCGGGTGGCCGTGTCCGGCGGGGACGAGATCGAGATAGCGGTGACCGACCAGGGCATCGGCATCTCGGAGAAGGACCGCGAGCGGGTCTTCGAACGCTTCTACCGCGTCGACCCGGCCCGCTCACGGGCCACCGGTGGCACCGGCCTCGGCCTCGCCATCGTCAAGCACGTGGCCGCCTCGCACGGCGGGGAGGTCACCGTCTGGAGCTCGGAGGGACAGGGCTCCACCTTCACCCTGCGGCTGCCCGAAGCGGGCGCCGTGCGGGAACGGGACCGCACATCAGGCGGACCGCTCATCGTCAACGGCGACGAGGCGGCCTACCCGGCCGCCACCCCTGACACTCTTGATTCATTCCCTGCCCCGGAGGCTCTTCCGTGA
- the phoU gene encoding phosphate signaling complex protein PhoU gives MRDAYHEELDSIGEGLVEMARLVGSAIGRATTSMLDADLKLAETVIAADQKVDDLQHDLEARAIALLARQQPVATDLRIVVTSLRMSADLERSGDLAQHVAKLTRLRFPQSAVPHDLHATILEMGQLAQRLMAKAAEVIITKDVDLALQLEQDDDEMDLLHRTLFQHLMDDRWQHGIETAVDVTLLGRYYERFADHAVSVAKRVVYLVTGEHADEIQQASPVEGA, from the coding sequence ATGCGTGACGCGTACCACGAGGAACTCGACTCGATCGGCGAGGGGCTGGTCGAGATGGCCCGGCTCGTCGGGTCGGCGATCGGCCGGGCGACCACGTCCATGCTCGACGCCGATCTCAAGCTCGCGGAGACCGTGATCGCCGCGGACCAGAAGGTCGACGACCTCCAGCACGACCTGGAGGCCAGGGCCATCGCCCTGCTGGCGCGCCAGCAGCCGGTGGCGACCGATCTGCGGATCGTGGTCACCTCGCTCCGGATGAGCGCCGACCTGGAGCGCTCGGGCGACCTCGCCCAGCACGTCGCCAAGCTGACCCGGCTGCGCTTCCCGCAGTCGGCGGTACCGCACGACCTGCACGCCACCATCCTGGAGATGGGGCAGCTGGCGCAGCGCCTGATGGCCAAGGCCGCCGAGGTGATCATCACCAAGGACGTCGACCTGGCGCTGCAGCTGGAGCAGGACGACGACGAGATGGACCTGCTGCACCGCACGCTGTTCCAGCACCTGATGGACGACCGGTGGCAGCACGGCATCGAGACGGCCGTCGATGTGACGCTGCTCGGCCGCTACTACGAGCGGTTCGCCGACCACGCCGTGTCGGTGGCCAAGCGCGTCGTGTACCTGGTGACGGGCGAGCACGCGGACGAGATCCAGCAGGCGTCGCCGGTGGAGGGCGCCTAA
- a CDS encoding MDR family MFS transporter, whose amino-acid sequence MSVAGLGRATRDTVSGLPREFWWLWTSTLVNRLGAFVATFMALYLTLDRGYSASYAGLVAALHGLGGVVSSLGAGVMTDRFGRRPTMLVAQVSTAVSVAVLGFMVHPVAIAGVAFFVGMSSNASRPAVQAMIADIVPAKDRVRAFSLNYWAINLGFAVSSAGAGFVAEYSYLAGFVGEAVMTLLCAVVVFMKVPESRPEKAPRAVAGASDASGASGASGADDVRLGTVLRDGRFMGVVGLSFVIALIFQQGYVGLPVAMGTDGFSSSDFGTAIAVNGVMIVVLQIPVTRLIQHRDPRRLLIVSSLLAGYGFGLTAFAGSVAVYALTICVWTVAEIVNAPVQNGLVVQLSPAHGRGRYQGMYTLSWAAAALVAPLMSGVVIDHFGAGWLWGMCAVLGTVAAFGYWLLMRNLPRAGLTVESGPAAVTEPGTGQEPTVERTV is encoded by the coding sequence ATGTCTGTCGCCGGTCTCGGACGGGCCACCCGTGACACCGTCTCCGGTCTCCCCAGGGAGTTCTGGTGGCTGTGGACCAGCACCCTGGTCAACCGGCTCGGGGCGTTCGTCGCCACGTTCATGGCCCTGTACCTGACCCTGGACCGGGGCTACTCCGCCTCGTACGCCGGTCTGGTCGCCGCCCTGCACGGGCTCGGCGGGGTCGTCTCCTCGCTCGGGGCCGGGGTGATGACCGACCGGTTCGGGCGGCGGCCCACGATGCTCGTCGCGCAGGTCTCGACGGCCGTATCGGTGGCGGTGCTCGGCTTCATGGTCCATCCGGTGGCCATCGCCGGGGTCGCCTTCTTCGTCGGCATGTCGAGCAATGCCTCCCGCCCCGCCGTCCAGGCGATGATCGCCGACATCGTCCCGGCGAAGGACCGGGTCCGGGCCTTCTCGCTCAACTACTGGGCGATCAACCTGGGCTTCGCGGTCTCCTCGGCCGGTGCCGGGTTCGTCGCCGAGTACAGCTATCTCGCCGGCTTCGTCGGCGAGGCGGTGATGACCCTGCTCTGCGCCGTCGTCGTCTTCATGAAGGTGCCGGAGTCCCGCCCGGAGAAGGCCCCGCGCGCGGTTGCCGGCGCCTCGGACGCCTCGGGCGCCTCGGGCGCCTCGGGCGCCGATGATGTGCGGCTCGGCACGGTGCTGCGCGACGGGCGGTTCATGGGCGTCGTCGGGCTGTCCTTCGTCATCGCCCTGATCTTCCAGCAGGGGTATGTGGGGCTGCCGGTGGCCATGGGGACGGACGGGTTCAGCAGCTCCGACTTCGGTACCGCCATCGCCGTCAACGGCGTGATGATCGTGGTGCTCCAGATCCCGGTCACCCGGCTCATCCAGCACCGCGACCCGCGCCGGCTGCTCATCGTGTCGTCGCTGCTGGCGGGGTACGGGTTCGGGCTGACCGCGTTCGCCGGCTCGGTCGCCGTGTACGCGCTGACGATCTGCGTGTGGACCGTCGCCGAGATCGTCAACGCACCCGTGCAGAACGGCCTGGTCGTCCAGCTCTCCCCGGCCCACGGCCGGGGCCGCTACCAGGGCATGTACACGCTCTCCTGGGCCGCCGCCGCGCTCGTCGCCCCTCTGATGTCCGGTGTGGTGATCGACCACTTCGGGGCCGGGTGGCTCTGGGGGATGTGCGCGGTCCTGGGCACCGTCGCGGCGTTCGGGTACTGGCTGCTGATGCGGAACCTGCCGCGGGCGGGCCTGACGGTGGAGAGCGGCCCCGCCGCCGTCACCGAGCCCGGTACCGGCCAGGAGCCCACCGTGGAGCGCACGGTCTGA
- a CDS encoding phosphoglyceromutase, with protein sequence MADAPYKLILLRHGESEWNAKNLFTGWVDVNLTEKGEKEAVRGGELIKDAGLLPDVLHTSLQKRAIRTAQLALESADRHWIPVHRSWRLNERHYGALQGKDKAQTLAEFGEEQFMLWRRSYDTPPPELADGSEFSQSDDARYATIPPELRPRTECLKDVVVRMLPYWYDGIVPDLLAGRTVLVAAHGNSLRALVKHLDGVSDADIAGLNIPTGIPLAYELDADFRPLKPGGTYLDPDAAKAAIEAVKNQGKKK encoded by the coding sequence ATGGCCGACGCACCGTACAAGCTGATCCTCCTCCGCCACGGCGAGAGCGAATGGAACGCGAAGAACCTGTTCACCGGATGGGTGGACGTCAACCTCACCGAGAAGGGCGAGAAGGAGGCGGTCCGCGGCGGTGAGCTGATCAAGGACGCCGGCCTGCTCCCCGATGTGCTGCACACCTCCCTCCAGAAGCGCGCCATCCGCACCGCCCAGCTCGCGCTGGAGTCCGCGGACCGCCACTGGATTCCCGTCCACCGCTCCTGGCGGCTGAACGAGCGCCACTACGGCGCCCTCCAGGGCAAGGACAAGGCGCAGACGCTCGCCGAGTTCGGCGAGGAGCAGTTCATGCTCTGGCGCCGCTCGTACGACACCCCGCCGCCGGAGCTCGCGGACGGCAGCGAGTTCTCGCAGAGCGACGACGCGCGCTACGCGACGATCCCGCCGGAGCTGCGCCCGCGCACCGAGTGCCTCAAGGACGTCGTCGTCCGCATGCTGCCGTACTGGTACGACGGCATCGTCCCGGACCTGCTGGCCGGCCGCACGGTCCTGGTCGCCGCGCACGGCAACAGCCTCCGGGCCCTGGTCAAGCACCTCGACGGCGTCTCCGACGCCGACATCGCGGGCCTGAACATCCCGACCGGCATCCCGCTCGCGTACGAACTGGACGCGGACTTCCGCCCGTTGAAGCCGGGCGGCACCTACCTCGACCCGGACGCGGCGAAGGCCGCCATCGAGGCCGTGAAGAACCAGGGCAAGAAGAAGTAG
- a CDS encoding phosphotransferase family protein, whose translation MPIDSALSAVLGSVNVPPELIASYDPLTGGTYNTVTRVGLTDGREWVVKTPPPATAGTHLGYERDLLVNEVAFYTAAAGLAEETAVPRVVHSGLDPAAPEGAYVIMTACPGRPWHEVTDTMADGEEQRLRGDLGRAVGRLHTAPAPGGFGYPSAALAPLAPTWRRAFTTMTDAVLADALSYAARLPRAAPDIRGVLGAASYVLDDVTRPALVHFDLWQGNILVTGEPGARRIGGIIDGERMFWGDPAADFVSLALFGDIEEDKDFLAGYASAAGGPVEFDDSLRLRLALYRSYLYLIMLVETMPRKTAGADLEWTWTEVAPRLEAALGEVESALRARG comes from the coding sequence ATGCCGATCGATTCCGCCCTGTCCGCCGTACTCGGTTCCGTGAATGTGCCACCGGAGCTGATCGCCTCGTACGACCCGCTCACCGGAGGCACGTACAACACCGTCACCCGGGTCGGGCTCACCGACGGCCGGGAGTGGGTGGTGAAGACCCCGCCACCCGCCACCGCCGGGACCCATCTCGGTTACGAGCGCGACCTGTTGGTCAACGAGGTCGCCTTCTACACCGCGGCGGCCGGCCTGGCCGAGGAGACCGCGGTCCCCCGCGTCGTGCACAGCGGGCTCGACCCGGCCGCCCCCGAGGGCGCGTACGTGATCATGACGGCGTGTCCCGGGCGGCCCTGGCACGAGGTCACCGACACGATGGCCGACGGCGAGGAGCAGCGGTTGCGCGGTGATCTCGGCCGGGCCGTCGGCCGCCTGCACACCGCCCCGGCACCCGGCGGATTCGGCTACCCGTCGGCGGCCCTGGCCCCGTTGGCGCCCACCTGGCGCCGCGCGTTCACCACGATGACGGACGCCGTGCTGGCCGACGCGCTGTCCTACGCGGCGCGGCTGCCGCGCGCGGCGCCGGACATCCGCGGAGTGCTCGGCGCCGCCTCGTACGTACTGGACGACGTCACGCGCCCCGCCCTGGTCCACTTCGACCTGTGGCAGGGCAACATCCTGGTCACCGGGGAGCCGGGGGCGCGGCGGATCGGCGGGATCATCGACGGGGAGCGGATGTTCTGGGGCGACCCGGCCGCCGACTTCGTCTCGCTCGCCCTCTTCGGGGACATCGAGGAGGACAAGGACTTCCTGGCCGGTTACGCGTCGGCCGCGGGCGGTCCGGTGGAGTTCGACGACTCGCTGCGGCTGCGGCTCGCGCTGTACCGCTCGTACCTCTACCTGATCATGCTGGTGGAGACCATGCCCCGCAAGACGGCCGGGGCGGACCTGGAGTGGACGTGGACCGAGGTGGCGCCGCGGCTCGAAGCGGCCCTCGGCGAGGTGGAGTCGGCGCTGCGGGCACGGGGGTGA
- a CDS encoding glycosyl hydrolase family 28-related protein: protein MATMENFSRRGLLGSAVAVAAAAATGWAGGGTAFAAGSDTAAGAGGSGQVTPLWREFAAAPLTHPQIPFIGLAGYRGGADLPRRTGHGFTANVLHYGARPDNSADAAPAINRAIAAAGERGGGTVLIPEGTYRIDDIIRIGHSDVVVRGAGSGRTTLYATRNLTELIGVYGSRYGGDKSSWSWAGGLIWLCPEDRWTSLTDAIKAKDWPFEGWTGNKRDAWRTLTTIAPARLGDLTITVDDTRGIRRGALVLLRLADDSAHTLLEHMAGGGPGPEAYYWDDKTKLTSYVPYEWPVRITAVHGRRVTLERPLPLDIRPEWDPRLTTLAAPLTGSGVEGLTLEAVETPQSQHLLDKGYNGVAFQCAYDCWADDITVRHVDNGFGLIGASACTLRRTRVAGRGSHHPYYCREGSHDNLIEDFTIERRTVPAPAGTQLHGINVEGLSSYNVWSRGVMEMGTFDSHRGMPFADVRTDITVDNNGRHGGDASAGPLFGARFTHWNIRVTNGRAGLMRIDGLAPYSASVGISEVTEFDQIDVPDFTGDLHTRLEAYGTPEAVRPQNLYDAQRALLR, encoded by the coding sequence ATGGCGACCATGGAGAACTTCAGCAGGCGTGGACTGCTCGGCAGCGCTGTGGCCGTCGCCGCAGCCGCGGCGACCGGATGGGCCGGCGGTGGAACGGCGTTCGCGGCGGGCAGCGACACCGCGGCCGGTGCGGGCGGCAGCGGGCAGGTCACCCCGCTCTGGCGGGAGTTCGCCGCAGCACCCCTCACCCACCCGCAGATCCCGTTCATCGGCCTGGCCGGCTACCGGGGCGGAGCGGACCTGCCCCGCCGTACCGGTCACGGCTTCACCGCCAACGTCCTGCACTACGGCGCCAGACCGGACAACTCCGCCGACGCCGCCCCCGCGATCAACCGGGCCATCGCCGCCGCCGGAGAGCGCGGCGGTGGCACGGTGCTCATCCCCGAGGGCACCTACCGCATCGACGACATCATCCGCATCGGACACAGCGACGTCGTCGTGCGCGGCGCGGGCAGCGGCCGCACCACGCTGTACGCGACCCGGAACCTCACCGAACTGATCGGCGTCTACGGCAGCCGGTACGGCGGCGACAAGTCCAGCTGGTCCTGGGCCGGCGGCCTCATCTGGCTCTGCCCCGAGGACCGCTGGACCTCCCTCACCGACGCCATCAAGGCGAAGGACTGGCCCTTCGAGGGCTGGACCGGCAACAAGCGCGACGCGTGGCGGACCCTGACCACCATCGCCCCCGCCCGCCTCGGCGACCTTACGATCACCGTCGACGACACCCGCGGGATCAGGCGCGGCGCACTCGTCCTGCTCCGCCTCGCCGACGACTCCGCGCACACCCTCCTGGAGCACATGGCGGGCGGCGGTCCGGGCCCCGAGGCGTACTACTGGGACGACAAGACGAAGCTGACCTCGTACGTCCCCTACGAATGGCCGGTCCGCATCACCGCCGTGCACGGCCGCAGGGTCACCCTGGAACGCCCCCTGCCGCTCGATATCCGCCCCGAGTGGGACCCCCGCCTCACCACCCTCGCCGCCCCGCTGACCGGGTCGGGCGTCGAGGGGCTCACCCTCGAAGCGGTCGAGACCCCGCAGTCGCAGCACCTGCTCGACAAGGGGTACAACGGCGTCGCGTTCCAGTGCGCGTACGACTGCTGGGCCGACGACATCACCGTGCGCCACGTCGACAACGGCTTCGGCCTCATCGGCGCGTCCGCCTGCACCCTGCGGCGCACGAGAGTCGCGGGCCGCGGCTCGCACCACCCGTACTACTGCCGCGAGGGATCGCACGACAACCTGATCGAGGACTTCACCATCGAGCGGCGCACCGTCCCGGCGCCCGCCGGGACCCAGCTGCACGGCATCAACGTCGAGGGCCTGTCCAGCTACAACGTCTGGTCGCGCGGCGTGATGGAGATGGGCACGTTCGACTCGCACCGGGGGATGCCGTTCGCAGACGTCCGCACCGACATCACCGTCGACAACAACGGCCGGCACGGCGGTGACGCGAGCGCCGGCCCCCTGTTCGGCGCCCGCTTCACGCACTGGAACATCCGGGTCACCAACGGCCGGGCCGGCCTGATGCGGATCGACGGCCTCGCCCCGTACAGCGCGAGTGTCGGGATCAGCGAGGTGACGGAGTTCGACCAGATCGACGTCCCCGACTTCACCGGCGACCTGCACACCCGCCTGGAGGCGTACGGCACCCCGGAGGCCGTCCGCCCGCAGAACCTGTACGACGCCCAACGGGCCCTGCTGCGCTGA
- a CDS encoding YbjN domain-containing protein, translating into MADVPSEVAKTQVIEAALSDAGLDWESPEPGSYVVQLPGTRKLSTTCSLLVGEHSLSVNAFVIRHPDENDAAVHRWLLERNLRLFGVSYAVDSLGDVYLVGKLPLSVVTPEELDRLLGTVLEAADGAFNPLLELGFASAIRKEYEWRVSRGESTRNLDAFTHLTQRPAG; encoded by the coding sequence ATGGCTGACGTACCGAGTGAAGTGGCGAAGACACAGGTCATCGAGGCGGCGCTCAGCGACGCCGGGCTCGACTGGGAGAGCCCCGAGCCCGGGAGTTATGTCGTCCAGCTGCCCGGCACCCGCAAGCTCTCCACCACCTGCTCGCTGCTCGTCGGCGAGCACTCGCTCTCCGTCAACGCGTTCGTCATCCGGCACCCCGACGAGAACGACGCGGCGGTGCACCGCTGGCTGCTGGAGCGCAACCTCCGCCTCTTCGGCGTGAGTTACGCCGTCGACTCGCTCGGGGACGTCTACCTCGTCGGCAAGCTGCCGCTCTCCGTCGTCACGCCCGAGGAGCTGGACCGGCTGCTCGGCACGGTCCTGGAGGCCGCCGACGGCGCCTTCAACCCCCTCCTGGAACTCGGTTTCGCGAGCGCGATCCGCAAGGAGTACGAGTGGCGGGTGTCGCGTGGCGAGTCCACGCGGAACCTGGACGCGTTCACGCATCTGACCCAGCGCCCCGCCGGCTGA